The Mauremys reevesii isolate NIE-2019 linkage group 1, ASM1616193v1, whole genome shotgun sequence genome segment CCAGACAGAAGCCAGTTATACCACCTAATAGTGTCCAAGTTTTCAGAACTAGTGAGGTCCAGGCAAATGGATTTGTTTTGGTCCTCTCTTGAGGTGATTAAAAAGTTGACAGGACTGACAGCCCCCAGGGAAATCACCCAAACTGCAGCACAAGCCACCACTGCCCATCTCCTTTTCTGAATAGAGAAGAACTTCATCGGATGGACAATCACGAAGTAGCGAAAGATGCTGAAGCAAGTGaggaagaggatgctgctgtACAAGTTGAAGTGGAAGCCAAAACGGATAAATTTACACATGAAGTCTCCAAAGACCCAGTGCTCTCCGTTGGCATAGTAATGTATCAGGAAAGGAAGGCTTGTTAAGTACAGTAGGTCTGTGAAGGCCAAGTTCAACATAATGATGGTGCTGCTCTTCCAGGGCCTCATCTTGAAACTGTATACAGAAATTGCAATAATATTCCCTGGGAAGCCCACCAAAAAGATTATGCTGTACATAAGAGGGAGATAGACATTCTTCAGAAGGACATCTACATCGGTACAGTTTGTGAAAGCATCTGCATGGCTTTGCAATGAAGTTAAGTTGGCTAAGTCTTCAGTTGTATTCATGGCCATTTTCTTACTGCTTTAGCAAatggtaaagaaaagaaaaatgtttagttttcacTAATAAGTTAATGCAGTGTTTTAACCATATCACTGTATAATGGACTTTCACAGATCGAAACACAAAAGTCTGttaaaatacttgtaataaaGGCTGTTTTCAGTCTGAAAAAGCATCAAGTCCTTTAGTATAACTGCCCAATTtaatagtacacctctaccccaatataactctgtcctcgggagctaaaaagtcttaccgcattataggtgaaaccgtgtcatattgaatttgctttgatccgccggagtgcccAGTCCCGCCCTCccaaagcactgctttaccgtgttatatcctaAGTCGTATTATATCGTGTCTTGTTATATcgcggtagaggtgtattatctTTTTTTAATAAGAAAAGGACTTGTTGCTTTGGTGGGAGCTGATCTGATGGGGTGACCTTTGTTTTCTCAAGTTACAATTTATGGTATTTTTAAACTGATCAGCTCAACCTTACAAAGTAAGTCTCAGAGACAGAGGTACTGCACACGAATGACAAAGCTGCCACACTTACAACTAAAGGCAGTTTCAGTGTTTTAGGGCATGAAACAGTCCCCTCAATAATGTAAGGGAATCTTCTCGAGCTTTTATTGCTGCATTCAGCAGGGGCCAGCCAGAGCAGAAAAGCAGCCTAGCAGTGCTATGTCCGGTGACATTCATCATTTATTTTTATGATATCTCTTAAGTTCCCCCTTGGCCAACAAAACAGATTAATCatttattgcattttttttttcaaaatcataaATTTTGTGCCCAATTTGCTGCTTTTTTAACTATTCTGGCATTTTCCATAGCTTTAGTGTCTCAAGAAATTATCAGGCGATCTTTGAAAAGCAGGTCATTGAATTTTTCTTActtctggtttttttttattttgaaataataaaaattagGTTTTCTATTACCATAATTTTCCAGACTTGGAATCAGTACCTGAACTTGAATCAATAACTCTGAGAGTCCACAGGGAAAGTTTTAGCTGTTAAGTAGAGAGGAATCTACTTATCCTGTAACTAATAATGATCTGGATAGCTTGCCAGTCATCTAGCCAGTCATCTAGCATCTGCAAGCTGATGCCATCAGCACTAATTTTGGCATGCtgttatttttaactttttgtgTTTAATTTCCAATGCAAATGATGCAAATGTTGTCAAAAACAAATAGGCAAAAATAGGCCACACAATGTTCTCATTCAGCAGCAATGTATTATGCACTATTGCAGGGGCACCTATGTTTTGGAAAGCCAAATGTCCTTTGAGTCAGCTCATCACCTCTTCCCTATATTGCAAAAGGGATGCAGGTATTGGCCAAAGGTGATCAGTAGGCATGGAATGGGGAAATGAAAGAGGATTGGAACTTATATGATGAGACCTCATTTGCTCCTGTACTTTAATAGCGGAGGCTTTGAACAATTTGAAGTGTTGGCCTGGAGAGGGGAAAAGGGTGGAGCCAGCATTAGCCATTTTATATGGAATCAGCCCCTGGGCAAGGCAATGTCTTCATATCCTTTAAGTATTCCCTTGTGGCATTGGTGCTCAGATAACATTCTTCATTCTCCTTCTTAAAAAAGCTAGATGTGGAAGAAACATTGTGATCATTATAGTTTATGAAGTTGATAAATTAGTGTTTTAATGAAAGGGTTATTAGTATTATTTGATATGCATATGTTTGGGCCTGTCAAGGTTTTAATAATGGTGCTTGACATAAAAATTGTATGTTCTGTTCTGAAACATTGGAAtaattcccctccccctttgaaaAGCAGCTTCCTCACCACTACTCCCAGTTTAGGAAAATGagactactgtgtccagttgaaAGTACAGGGGGAATTTAGGTAGGAAGAAGAAAATCTCTCATTTTAGAACTTGGTCAATACCCCTGTGGTAACACCTCCTTTCTTCTGAAAAGTGTGATGGATTTAGTAATCATCACAAGTGATCCCTGATTCAGTTCTTTCCAGAAAGATGCCACTTCCAATAGCACAGTGTCCTATAGCAATCACTGGGGCACTCGTTCTGTACTAATTCAAGAGGAAGAATGCtgctttgactattagcggtaaatatgcccgatggcctgtgatgggacactagatagggtgggatctgagttactacagagaattctttcctgggtatctggctggtgagtcttgtccacatgctcagggtttaggtgattgccatatttggggtcagaaaggaattttcctccagggcagattggcagaggccccggggttttttttgccttcctcttcagcatggggcacgggtcacttgcgggaggattctctgcaccttgaagtctttaaaccacaagttgaggacttcaatagctcagacataggtcaggggtatGTAGGAggagttgtgcaggaggtcagactagaagattataatggtcccttctgaccttaaagtctgagtctaatcCCCTGTAACATCAAGGAGGGGACGTGTTTTAGGTTTCATATCCCAAATATTGACCAAGAACAACCTCGACTGAGTTGTGAGAGCTGACAAAATCGCAGCCCATGTTCAAGATTTTAATTACAatttgtgaaaaatattttattggaatatttaaaaaatgttaaaataatggaTTACCAGTTGAGGTGCAGGGGGGCATGTCAAATATTTGCCTGTGCTTTAAACACTTTGTAGTTTGAAACAGTATAAAGGAAGGTTTAGCTAATTCAATAACATAtctttaggccagtggttctcaacattttCTATATGGGACTCTCCCTCCCATTTAGAATTCTGAGAAGGACAGGATAGTTGTGACCCTGTGACAGCTGTTCACAACCTCTCTGGAAGGTTGCTACccctagaccagtgtttctcaaactgtggtcgctgcttgtgtatggaaagcccctggtgggctgggtcggtttgtttacctccccgtccgcaggtctggccgatcgtggctcacATTCAGAGCTGCCCGGGTGGGGGGggccaagtggggcaatttgccccaggccctgggccccacagtggcccccatgagagttttttggggcccttgGAGCGAGATCCTTTGTTCACTcggggggccccggaaaactctcaaggagcccgggcccccggagcttcttctgctcctggtcttcaccggcggggggtccttccgctccggggctgaaggaccccccaccgccgaattaccattGAAGCggcacccgccgccgaagtgcagctgggtcttcggcggtaattcagcggcgggggggcccttccgttccgggactcgacgaattaccgccgaagacctggctgcactttggcggtgggtcctgcttcggcggtaattcggtggcaggggggcccccaccgcgggtcttcggggcacttcggcggcaggtcccagagcagaaggaccccccgcctccgaattactgctgaagtgggggccccccaccgctgacgaccccaggcccccggaatcctctgagcggccctgctcccactggccacggtttgctgctccaggccaatgggagctgctggatgcagCGTGGGCCGAGAtacttactggctgccgcttctagcagcccccattggcctgcagcgatgaaccgcggccagtgggagctgcgatcggccagacatgcagacagggcaggtaaacaaaccggcccagcccgccaggggctttccctacacaagcggtgacctctgtttgagaaacgctgccccaaactgagaacccctgctttaggtTTAATAGGGAAATGGCTCACAATACAGCATTTAAATGATGGGGAAGTGATGGAAATATGGCTAAAAGAAGCAGGCGGTGGGTAACAAGATTATAATATCATTTTGAAATAGGTTTAAATCTATCACTATGATTTAGGTGTTCACCAGGTTAATGACAAAGGGTCCAGTCCTGCAACAGAAGGTCTCAATGGATTACCTCTTACAGGAAATACTCAATGCCATACAGGTCCTGGCCCTTAGAAAGTACAACCATAAAAATGTGAAGGGTACCGATGTTATTAGAGGACTCTTTCAGCTGCTAGCGTGTCCCTGCTCCCAACATGCCAAAGACGAAAAGCTATACCCCTAACATCACTGAGGAGTGTGACAATCAGAAGGTACAGTCCCTGCTGACTAAAAGATTGGCTCACTTGCTTTTCACAAATGCCATtccttttattatttatacagtgTCTCATATAGCAGGCCTTGCCACTGTTCTGCGTGTAAATAAGAATCCCTTAGGGTGTGCCAGATTGCAGGCAAATCAATCAGCAAGCAATTTATTGCTGATGAGCATGAGGGGTGTTTAGAGGTGTCCAGTGCAAATGTGTGTGATATATTGGCCTAAGTCCAGTTCTGAATGTCTGTCACATTATTAGCTGTAATACAACCTGTTACTGGAGCAACAAAAAAGAGGAGACAGACAGGCTCTGCTGCTTggctttattattttgttttctgaatTTCACAAATAATTTGTCCAAAACTTAAATCTAATTAGGCAATAGTTCCTACTGGAGCCAATTCTAACACTGAATAATTGACCAGAATGGGAATTCTACATCCCAAGCTGAAGACAAATATGTACTGTGCAGACAGACCATGAATCTTAAATAATTTATCCAACAGCAGAACCCATACTGAAAGGGAACTAGAGTACTGGAACAGAAACATTCTTTCAGTCTTAATTGTGGCGTCACAACTGTAAATCCATTAGGTGATATTCTGTGCTGTAGCCCATTGATTGGAGTCACTTAAAATGTTGTGATTTCCTGCCTTCAACTGAAGTCTTTTATGGAGGAAACACATTTGCTCTTGCATTGTGACAGCTTAATTAGTGCCTGATGGAAATGAATGTCCAGTGGCTGCAGACAATGCTGTATTTCATACAAATGAGTAAACTAAATAGGATTTAGCTAAGGACAGGTGACTATCTCATTTTATACATCATCATATTTAAGAAACAAGAGTTTTAGGTTTAAGATGAAAGAGCTGAACACTCCTTTTCTTACTGCTTATAATTCATTGCTGTGGCTCTTAGCTGCAAATTTCAAGGAAGAGTAGGAGGGCTTACTTGAGTCTCTTGTTACAGCCCAAATGGCTGCTCAGGAGTCTCCTCCACTCCAATGTCAAAATGTTAACAACAGAAAATGTAGTTTACCTGTAAATACTTCACAGTCTCCTCTGACCTCTTCATAGCTGGAACCTTGAGTATTGCAGAGCAGTATGTGGTAAGTTTGTTTTCCATAAAATAGAACGGGTATATTGAGACTGTCTGTGAAGGCACAGGCAAAACACCTTACCTAATGAGCTGCCTCTGGGAATAATCTGTATCCATTTCCAGTGGTGCCGGTTGTTATATTTAGAGTAAAACCAGAGCATGCTCCACCGTCCTGATTGTGAACAGTTCTCAGCCCCAGCGGGATGTCCTGTATCAGTTCCTGTATagaggagctgtgtgtgtgccTGTCATATGGACAGGAGAGAATGTAACCCATCACTTCAGCTGAAACTGCTTGTAACCTGTCTAGTTTGGCTAAACTGGTTGTCCCTGGTCTAGTCAAACACTCCCAGGCACTCTTCTGTGGTAGTTATTTAAGTGAGAGATTATTTTAGTGCACAGAGAAGCTGCACACAGCTCAAACCTCCAATGATTCCCCAAGACATTTCTGCTCTGAGAAAGGGAATTAGCTAGGGAGTTATCTTCCTTTGATTCAGTGatgtgctgccaatattttaCTCTAGGGCTCCCCAAACTATGTTCCTTCTTTCCCTTTAATAACCTACCTGTACAACAGAGAGATAAGTGTGTGCTCAAAGAGGAAGGGAGTGTAACTAGGGAATACATTCgttttttccagttaaaagaaaatgtttcttcATAACCAAGGAGAGAGGTGGCATGACCTGAAGAACCAGGGCTGAATGCACAGGTTTAGAAATGTTCACACTACTAttcctaaaaaatatatatatagtgagTATATCAGTAGTATGCCACAGTGTTCTACTTGTGGGACTTGACTAAGGGTGAGggagactgtaaagaaataagaagggatggaatggataagacagagtctgtctgggcaaaaatcacattgggaaagaaagctactagaccCTCCCcggagatagtgcttggggtgtgctacagaccgccaggatccgatttggatatggatagagacctttttaacgtttttaatgaagtaaacactaatgggaattgtgtgatcatgggagactttaacttcccagatatagactggaggacaagtgctagtaataataatagggctcagatttttctggatgcaatagctgatggatgccttcaccaagtagttgaagaaccaacaagaggggatgccattttagatttggttttggtgagtagtgaggacctcatagaagaaatggttgtaggggacaaccttggtttgagtgatcatgagctaattcagttcaaactagatggaaggataaacaaaaatagatttgggactaggattttttatttcaaaagggctaattttaaagaattaaggaaattagttagggaagtggattggactgaaaaacgtgtggatctaaaggtgaaggaggcctggaattacttcaagtcaaagttgcagaaactatcagaagcctgcgtcccaagaaaagggaaaaaaaatcataggtGGTAGTTGCAGACCAagatggatgagcaagcatctcagagaggtgattaagaaaaagcagaaagcctacaaggagtggaagatgggagggattagcaaggaaagctaccttattgaggtgaGACGGGGTGGctgtaggtattttgccaccccaagcacagcaggcaggctgcctttggtggcttgcctgcgggaggtccctggtcccgcagattcggcggcatgcttGCGGGAgttccgccgaagccgcaggaccagcagatcctccgcaggcatgccgccaaaggcaacctgcctgccgccctcgtggcgaccggccgagcgccccccgtggcttgccgccccaggcatacgcttggcgtgctggtgcctggagccgccccgaggtcagaacatgtagggataaagtgagaaaggccaaaagccatgtagagttttcccttgcaaagggaattaaaaccaatagtaaaaggttctatagctatataaataagaagaaaacaaagaaagaagaagtgggaccgctaaacactaaGGATGGAGAGGAGGTTAACAATAATCTaagcatggcccaatatctaaacaaatactttgcctcagtctttaatgaggccaatgaggagcttagggataatggtaggatgacaaatgggaatgaggatatagaggtagatattaccacatccgaggtagaagccaaactcgaacagcttaatgggactaaatcggggagCCCAGATAattttcatccaagaatattaaaggaactggcacatgaaattgcaagcccattagcaagattttttaatgaatcagtaaattcaggggttgtaccgtacaactggagaattgttaacatagttcctatttttaagaaaggggagaaaaaagtgatctgagtaactataggcctgttagttttagatttgtagtatgcaaggtcttggaaaaaattttgaaggagaaagtagttaaggacattgaggtcaatggtaattgggacaaaatacaacatggttttacaaaaggtatattgtgccaaaccaacctgatctccttctttgagaaggaaacagattttttagacaaaggaaacgcagtggatcaaatttacctcgatttcagtaaggcatttgatacggttccacatggggagttattagttaaattggaaaagatggggatcaatatgaaaattgaaaggtggataaggaactggttaaagggaagactacaacaggtctgtagtgagtcggtgtggctcccctcctgcccggcagagggagctcccttgccaaccccccagtgggcggagctaccgctgccagtccccgccccccggaagtcaaggggcggggcaggaagtagaaaagcagCGCACCAAAGCTCAGTCAGAGGCCAGCCACCACcgagagcagacgtgccggcgggagctcccagctgggaaCCCTCCTCGGCCCGAGGCAACtaccctgcctggccggagcttccccgcgctcACTACGACAAGGAGTCCCTGGAGTCTACCCGGAgccggtactgggaggagcccccaaGCTTGCCTAGCGCccgctacgacgaggagccccctcggccctgctgttacccggaggagccgcccgagcagtcctggcccaacttcccggaggagctgccggacctgccaccaagcccggGTCCAGAGGAGCCGATGCAGATGGACTGGCCCAAACCCAGTGCGGCCGACGAGGTAGGGcctgagggggaaatggagtgtagcccgggggtagccgaccccagtctggctgtagcAGACACTGAAgtgccgatgtcagtgtgttgcggccaggatccccactgactgcagcggatccacaccgctgttagggccccgggctgggacacagtggagtgggtgggcctgtgtccctcctgccaccccactcacgggtggcagtcttccccctcacaccagcacccCGACCCAAAGGTCTGGACCTAccagttgtttgctcagctcctgactgagGACCTGAGTCCCTACTTGTACtgttgttgcccagcccctgctccagagggcctgggcctattttgtACTGacttgtactgctgttgcccagcccctgctccagggggcctgggcctatttgtactgctgttgcccagcccctgctccagagggcctgggcctatttgtactgctgttgcccagcccctgctccagggggcctgggcctatttgtactgctgttgcccagcccctgctccagagggcctgggcctatttgtactgctgttgcccagcccctgctccggagggcctgggcctatttgtactgctgttgcccagcccctgctccggagggcctgggcctatttgtactgctgttgcccagcccctgctccggagggcctgggcctattctGTACTGCTGTtggccagcccctgctccagagggcctgggcctaattgtactgctgtttgctcagctcctgcttaaggacctgagcctaaGGGtgttgctgttgcccagcccctgctccggagggcctGGGCCGCCTAACATTGTTCCCTGTCACTCCTACAGACTAGCAGGAGATCCgaagtgagtcggtgtggctcccctcctgccctctggagggtcgagccccgaccaACAGATTACAgggtcatactgaaagatgaactgtcaggctgaaaggaggttactagtagagttcctcagggaccggttttgggaccaatcttatttaatatttttattactgactgtGGCACAAAAAGcgagaatgtgctaataaagtttgcagatgacacaaagctgggaggtattgctaacacagagaaggaccgggatgtcatacaggaagatctagatgacctcataaattggagtaatagtaataggatgaaatttaatactgaaaagtgcaagatcatgcatttagggattaataacaagaattattgttataagctggggacacatcagttggaagtaacagaggaggagaaggacctcggagtattggttgatcacaggatgactatgagccgccaatgtgatatgaccgttaaaaaagctaatgcggtcttgggatgcatcaggtgaggtatttccagtaaagataaggaggtgttagtaccgttatacaaggcactggggagacctcatctggaatattgtgtgcagttctggtctcccatgtttaagaaggatgaattcaaactggaacaggtagagagaagggctattaggatgatccaaggaatggaaaacctgtcttatgaaaggagactcaaagagcttggcttgtttaccctaaccaaaagaaggctgaggggagatatgattgctcttcataaatatatcagagggataaatatcagggaggaagaggaattatttaagcttagtaccaatatggacacaagaacaaatggatataaactggacactaggaagtttagacttgaaattagacgaaggtttctaaccattagaggagtgaagttctggaacagccttccaaggggagtagtgggggcaaaagacatatctggcttcaagactaagcttgataagtttatggaggggctggtatgatgggatagcctaattttggcaattaattgatctttgattattagcaggtaaatgtGCCCAaaggtctgtgatgggatgttagatggggtgggatctgagttactacagagaattctttcctggatgctggctggtgagtcttgcccacatgctcagggtttaactgatcgccatatttggggtcgggaaggaattttcctccagggaagattggcagaggccctgaaggCTTTTTTActttctctgcagcgtggggcatggatcgcttgctggaggattctctgcaccttgaggtctttaaaccatgatttgaggacttcaatagctcaggcataggttaggggtttgttacaggagtgggtgggtgagattatgtggcctgcattgtgcaggaggttagactagatgatcataattgtcccttctgaccttaaagtctatgagtctatgagtgaAAGCCTTGTGAAGACATCAGAGTGTATCCACCCCCAGGATATATTTGGTAAAATAAGTGATATGGTGTAATGTGGGGCATCCTAAAGGCAAAAATATGCTCTGTAGAAATACTTTATGAGCaagaacaacagaaaagtgaACTGTTGGGAAGTCACCTCAACAATCCTTTCAGGTTGGGATGGAATTTTAGCAAGGGGCTCCTAGAAGTGCCTCCAGCATATTGGTTTTGGAAAGTCTGCAGCCATGGCATGCATACACTGTCAGGTGCACTATAAGCCTGATTTCTTCCTTATCCTCCTTGTGCCATTCATGTCAGTGgcattgcaaggaaaccttggcaTGCATGTTAGAGTGCTCAGATAGTATGGTGAGGGGAGAAGTATCCAGAGAGATATTAGATAGAGTGACGCATTTGTCTTTCTAGTGTGATACTGACTGAGAACGTGAACTGGCACAGATCTTTCATATGGAATCAGTGTTTGTACACATTTTGCAGCAGGTCTTTTTGATCGCTGGGTGCCAGTCATCTGCTGGATGATGCAGAAGGAAAGATCACACAAGCTGCTAACCTATTATTTGAAAATACTTGGTCACTTCTACAGTTCAGGTTTCTTTTTTCATGAGGAAGAAAATACTACCTTCAAGGGATCAGCAGTTCTAGATTTGACTTTTAGTTAAATATGTGCAAACTTAAGCCTACAGCTGAGAAGTTGTTATCCTTGAAAAGGAAAAGGCTTAGATGAGGGGAATTATTCATTGTGATTAAATTGCCTGATCATTTGGAGACATGGAACTTAAACCTAGAACTGTTGCTCATTTGAAGGCATTATTTTCCTTTCTCatggaaaaaaaccccaccaaacaaAAACCCTGAAACTGGAGATGTGACCAATTACTTCCAAATtgttttacactggcataaatgtAATGCAGCAGTAAATCAGACCCAAATTATTCAACAAATTTAACTCTTCAAAATGTCTGCAAATCCGTGCTGATTTATATAGCTATATATGGTATTTGTAACTGTTCACCAAGTTCTTGCAAACAAACTTCAGtccatgaatcatagaatatcagggttggaagggacctcaagaggtcatctagtccaaccccctgctcaaagcaggaccaatccccaactaaatcatcccagccagggctttgtcaagcctgacctcaaaaacctctaaggaaggagattccaccacctccctaggtaacccattccagtgcttcaccaccctcttagtgaaatttttttcctaatatccaacctaaacctcccccacagcaacttgagaccattactcctttttctgtcatctgctaccactgagaactgtctagatccatcctctttggaaccccctttcagatcattgaaagcagctatcaaatcccccctcattcctctcttctgcagactaaataaacccagttccctcagcctctcctcataagtccatgtgctccagccccctaataatttttgttgccctccactggagattcttccaatttttccacatccttcttgtagtggcggggcccaaaaccggacacagtactccagatgaggcctcaccaataccAAATAGAGTCGAATGATCATGtcatctgctggcagtgctcctacttatacagcccaaaatgccgttagccttctcggcaacaagggcacactgttgactcatatccagcttcttgtccactgtaacccctaagtccaTGGGTTGTTCATGAACTGTTCTTTTACCAGCGTTGCCATTTACTGAGCTCCTTCTCATGGCCAGGGGTTGCTTTGCAGGCACCCTGCTCTTGTTAGCTCCCTCTTGCTGGTCCCTTAAGAACTCCACAAAGTCTTTCATGTGACTAACAGCACCCCCAC includes the following:
- the LOC120395940 gene encoding 2-oxoglutarate receptor 1-like translates to MAMNTTEDLANLTSLQSHADAFTNCTDVDVLLKNVYLPLMYSIIFLVGFPGNIIAISVYSFKMRPWKSSTIIMLNLAFTDLLYLTSLPFLIHYYANGEHWVFGDFMCKFIRFGFHFNLYSSILFLTCFSIFRYFVIVHPMKFFSIQKRRWAVVACAAVWVISLGAVSPVNFLITSREDQNKSICLDLTSSENLDTIRWYNWLLSGLAFYLPLVVVTLCYTVIIYTLARGPHTHASYKQKARRLAILLLVVFYVCFLPFHVFRGVRIELRLQPVSCHIENQIHAAYIASRPLAALNTCGNLLLYVVMGDNFQQAILSLSRCKLNNYVQHTGSNSDVNK